The Chryseobacterium nakagawai genome has a segment encoding these proteins:
- a CDS encoding OsmC family protein, giving the protein MKITLNRINDDFLFECTNSQGNSILLDNTSQPGAKGVSPMESVLMAVAGCSGIDVVSILKKQRQEIKSFQAEVEGERVQVDDAKPFKSIMVKFLLEGEIDPKKALKAAELSFEKYCSVSKTLEPNVEIGYEVFVNGEKI; this is encoded by the coding sequence ATGAAAATAACACTAAATAGAATCAACGACGACTTTTTATTTGAATGTACAAACAGTCAGGGAAATTCCATCCTTTTAGACAATACTTCTCAGCCAGGAGCTAAAGGAGTTTCTCCAATGGAAAGTGTCCTGATGGCAGTGGCTGGATGCAGCGGAATAGATGTAGTTTCGATTTTAAAAAAGCAACGTCAGGAAATTAAAAGTTTTCAGGCAGAAGTAGAAGGGGAGAGAGTTCAGGTAGACGATGCAAAACCTTTCAAATCAATTATGGTTAAATTCCTTTTAGAAGGTGAAATTGATCCTAAGAAAGCTTTAAAAGCTGCAGAATTATCTTTCGAAAAATATTGTTCTGTATCGAAAACTTTAGAACCGAACGTAGAAATCGGATACGAAGTGTTCGTAAACGGAGAAAAAATTTAA